CAGTTTTTGAAAGCAGCCGTCCTCCTGCGCCAATGCGACGACCAGCGGCGGAAAAACCGGCTTTCCATTATACTGCCAGCGCAAAAGCGCCTCCGCGCCGATCACGTGCCCCTGCGCATTGACCTGGGGCTGATAGCACATCGGTATCCTGTTGGCATCCACATCCGCGCGCAGCTGAGAGGCCAGGCCTTTGGCGATGATCCCCAGGCTGTCATAGCGCTCTAAATAATTCATGTGTTCGCCGTTTTCCATCCGTTTGCGAAAATCCCGGGTCAACTCGCCGATCAAATAGTCCTCCCGCCCTTCCTGGATGCGCTCGGACAGGCGCACAAACGGGATATATAACAGCGTGCCCAGCGCTACGATCACCAACTGCACCACCACCCCGCTAAAGGAGCCGGTGGCCAGGTAGCCGCTGAAAAACACCGGGGTGGTCCAGTTTACCGCCTGGGCCGCCACCGGCATCAAGCCCAGCATCACGGCCCCATAGGCCACCAGCATGGAAAGCAGCGGCGTTAGGATAAAGGGTATGAACAGTATGGGATTTAAGACGATAGGCAGGCCGAAGACCAGAATCTCATTTATATTGAACAGCGCCAGCGGCGTAGCCGAATAGGCTAACTGGCGGTTACCCTTTTGACGTGAGGCGATCAGCATCGCCAGCAGCAGGCAGAGCGTAGCGCCGCTGCCGCCGATCACGGCAAAGTTATCCAAAAAGGACTTGGTGATCACCGTGGTCGATGCGCCCGCACCGGCAAATACCGTTTGCGCCACCGGGTCCAGCGCATTGCCCCCATGGATGCCCAGGGCCCAAAGCAGATCCAATAAAAAGAGAAACACTAAACCGTTTGCCGGCTCATAGCGCAGCCCGCCAAAGGCCCGGAAAAGCAGCCCGCTGATCAAATCGTTGAGGTTTCCCTCATGGAAGCATATCTGCAGCAGCAGGTTGCCTAGGGCAAACACCGTAACGCAAACGGCCACCGGCAATATTGCCGCCATAGAGCTGCGGAAATGGATATCGTTTCCAGCCGCATAGGAGCGGTAACGGCGGTAAACCAAGCGGTTAAGCGCAAAAAACAGACGTGTAGCGAGGATAGCGCAAAGCATTGCCGTAAATACGCCGATGGTGCCAAAGCTTTCCAGCGACAGCGTGCCGCTCTCCCCACCCAGGGATACGATGAAACAGGCGCAGGCGGAAACCATGGCCACGATACGCACGACAAAGTTTTCCCCAGCAAAGGGCGCCGTATAAAAATAGCTGATGGCCAGCGTTAAATAGAGGGATAAAAAACCGGTAGTGGAATCAATGATGAACTGTAAAAGAACCGGCACAAGGCCGCCGCAAAAGCTTTCTAAAAAGCCTTGATAGGCCGGTATTGGCAGATTGAGCAACAACAAGGCAAAAGACCCGGTCAGCACGATGGGAATGATCAATAAGAATCCTTTTTTGATCGCGCTTAGCACCTGGCAATTCTCTATCGCATAGAGAATTTTAAGTATCCGTTTCGTCACTTCCCCAACCTCCCCACCCATTGTGTTCTATTGTAACATAAATGCGGCACTTTATCTAATCTTTAGATCGGTCTTTCGTTTTTAAGAAGAGTTAGGGTGTAATCGTATACCGCTCGCTCCGCTTTCTAGACTGATTACGGGTTGTATTCCCTTTCCCCAGTGGGTTATAATGAGAATATACAAATAATCCATAATCAGGAGGCCTAAGGATGTTTTGTTATAAATGTGGAACACAGATCCCCGACGGAGGGAAGTTTTGCCCAGCTTGCGGCACGGCCGCACAGGGTAGCACCGCCGCTTCCCAGCCTGCACCACAACCGGCGGAGCCCTTTCCTCAGCCTAGCCCTATCACTCAGGCGACGTCTAATGGAGCCATGCCTTTTGAGGATTACCGCTCGCTGCTTGAAGGGCGCTTGGGCATCGGCCAGTTCGTGCCTGAGCTAAACGCCTGGATGTATTATTCGGAGGAGTTCAAAATCAAATGGGGCGCTTCCAAAATGAAAAAATATGTTTTTCTCTCCTCTTTTGAAAAGCTAGACGCCCAAACGCTGCGCGCCTATTCCGACGCCTGCATCAAGCATGCCCTCAAGATATATCAGGGCCTGCCGCGCGGCTTCCAGACCGGCGTTAGCAGCTTTGCCATTGCCGCCAGCAACGCAGTGGGACAGGACGCAGTCGATCTGGCGCTGCAGATTCCGCCCAAGCACTACGCGGCCTTTGAGCTGCCTGTGATCGCCGATCTGCAAAACCGCAGAATCTGCCATATGCAGCGCACACCCATGTGGGGCGCACTGTTGTGGAAAGATATCCGCAATTTTGCCACGGCCTGCGCAAAATTTGAGTAACCAAGCGGACGCCTTACGGCGTCCGTTTTTTATCCGGCGTTCGCGGCTGGGCCGCGCTTGCACATACCGTACACATTGTATATGATGAAAGAAATATGTCTAGCGTGCAACCACTAATCAATTTAAAAGGAGGCTGGTTTAATGGAAAGGCCCAATATCCTCTATATCCATACCCATGACAGCGGCAGATATTTTGAGCCCTATGGTTACCACATCCCTACGCCGAACCTGATGGCTTTCGCCCGGGAAAGCGTGCTGTTTACCAATGCGCACTGCAGCGCGCCCACCTGTTCGCCCAGCCGGGCAGGCCTGCTTTCGGGCATGGCTCCGCATTGCACCGGCATGTTGGGCCTGGCCCACCGCGGCTTTCAAATGAATGATTACAGCAGGCATATGGCCTCCTATTTCCGCGATAATGGATACGAAAGCCTGCTTTGCGGCGTGCAGCACGAGGCGCCGGATTCCGCCATGATCGGTTACAGCCGCATTCTGGCCGCGGATGATCTGGGCATCCGTGCGGCAAGGGATGGCGTAGTCACCCGCCGCGAGGAAAAAACCAGCGTTCCCAAAGAGGTTTCTGACCGTCAAAACGCCCGCCTGGCCGCAAATTATATTGAACATGAAGCGGGCGATAAACCCTTTTTCCTGTCCTTTGGCATGAGCAATACCCACCGCATCTATCCCGAGCACCCCGCGGATATAGACCCCGATTATGTTTTGCCCCCGTTTCCCATCGCCAACACGCGGGAAAACCGGGAAGATATGGCCAATTATATCTATTCCGCCCGCATTGTAGACGAGTGCGTGGGGCAGGTGCTCGCTGCGCTAGGGCGCTCCGGCCGGGCGGATAACACCATCGTGATCTTTACTACGGACCATGGCCTGGCCATGCCGCATATGAAATGCAACCTGACGGATTCCGGCACGGGCGTTGCCCTGATTTTGCGCGTGCCTGGCGCGCCGGCTAACGGACAGGTATCCGATTCACTGGTATCCCATCTTGACCTGTATCCCACCCTTTGCCAGCTAGCCGGTATCCCCAGCCCCGATTGGCTGCAAGGATACTCGCTGGTCCCGATCCTGCAGGACGTGCAAGCGCAGGTGCGAAATGAGCTCTTCTCCGAAGTGACTTATCACGCCGCTTACGAACCTATCCGCGCGATCCGTACGCAGCGCTATAAGCTGATCCGTTACTACGATTATCATAACCAGTATGTCCCCGCCAATATCGACAACTGCCCCAGCAAGAGCGATCTGATGCGCGCAGGCTTTTTAAACCTGGTACGCCCGCGCGAGCAGCTCTATAATCTGATGATCGATCCGGCAGAGGGGCACAACTTAGCGGATAACCCGCGCTACAGCGAGGTTCATGATACGCTTTCCCGTCAGCTAAATGATTGGATGCTGCAAACACACGATCCACTGGTCGGCGTATTGGACCGGGTACCCGCTACGCCGGACGCTTTCGTCAATACTCTAGCAACCTGGGATCCGGAGGGTTACGACTGCGAGTAAGGCTGAGCGCTCTTCACAGCGTTTGGATTTTTTTACTGCGCATTGTACGCCCCAGGGAGGATATAATGGCTGTATTGCACTTAATGGTAGGTCTGCCCTGTAGCGGCAAGACTACTTACGCCCGCGGGCTTGCCGCTACGGCAAACGCTCTGCTGCTCACGCCAGACGCCTGGTATCTGAAGCTGTTCGACGATGACGCGGGACATCCCGATCATGACCGTAAGCACAGCCAGATTGAGGCCATCATGCTGGATGTGGCGCGGCAAGCGCTGATGCTGGGATGTAACGTTATTTTAGACTTTGGCTTTTGGGCCGTGCAGGAACGAGAGGCGCTCCGGCAAATGGCTCTCAGCCTGGGTGCCCAATGCCGTTTGCATTATATGGACGTGCCCATAGATGAACTGTACCGGCGATTGGATGAGCGCAACCGCTTGCAGCCAGAGGGGACATTCTACATTCCTACCACCGAGATGAACGCTTACATCCGCGTTTTTCAGCCCCCAACGCCAGAGGAGCTTGCCCGCTTTCTTTGACATATAAAACAAAAATATATGGCACAAAATTTCCAACAAAACTGCCTCGCATGTTCGCATACCAGGTTGCTTTCTCTGGCAATACTGAAGCAAGCAGTCGGAGGTATGCATCGTAGAGATATATCCTAAATCAAATAAAATTAAGTATTCAATGTTAGTATATGTAAATTTATTTGACCAATCTAATGTGTACATGCTATAATGGTCTCAAGAATTGCAAAAGGACGTGGCACCTCGGAAAGCGACAGCAATTGCAGAAAGGAGGTTGCGTTAATGAAAGAAACTATCAGCTTCCATGATCTAATGGAATTTTGCTCTTTTATAGTTCATTTATTAACGCTTGCAGTGCTGATCGGCCATTAACTTTTCGGGTACATTCATTGTTAAATTCCTTTGTGCTCCTATCACTAGAAAACCTGTCTATAGAATGGATCTAAACCATACGCTGGGT
Above is a genomic segment from Luoshenia tenuis containing:
- a CDS encoding zinc ribbon domain-containing protein, with protein sequence MFCYKCGTQIPDGGKFCPACGTAAQGSTAASQPAPQPAEPFPQPSPITQATSNGAMPFEDYRSLLEGRLGIGQFVPELNAWMYYSEEFKIKWGASKMKKYVFLSSFEKLDAQTLRAYSDACIKHALKIYQGLPRGFQTGVSSFAIAASNAVGQDAVDLALQIPPKHYAAFELPVIADLQNRRICHMQRTPMWGALLWKDIRNFATACAKFE
- a CDS encoding AAA family ATPase gives rise to the protein MAVLHLMVGLPCSGKTTYARGLAATANALLLTPDAWYLKLFDDDAGHPDHDRKHSQIEAIMLDVARQALMLGCNVILDFGFWAVQEREALRQMALSLGAQCRLHYMDVPIDELYRRLDERNRLQPEGTFYIPTTEMNAYIRVFQPPTPEELARFL
- a CDS encoding PTS sugar transporter subunit IIC/EAL domain-containing protein yields the protein MTKRILKILYAIENCQVLSAIKKGFLLIIPIVLTGSFALLLLNLPIPAYQGFLESFCGGLVPVLLQFIIDSTTGFLSLYLTLAISYFYTAPFAGENFVVRIVAMVSACACFIVSLGGESGTLSLESFGTIGVFTAMLCAILATRLFFALNRLVYRRYRSYAAGNDIHFRSSMAAILPVAVCVTVFALGNLLLQICFHEGNLNDLISGLLFRAFGGLRYEPANGLVFLFLLDLLWALGIHGGNALDPVAQTVFAGAGASTTVITKSFLDNFAVIGGSGATLCLLLAMLIASRQKGNRQLAYSATPLALFNINEILVFGLPIVLNPILFIPFILTPLLSMLVAYGAVMLGLMPVAAQAVNWTTPVFFSGYLATGSFSGVVVQLVIVALGTLLYIPFVRLSERIQEGREDYLIGELTRDFRKRMENGEHMNYLERYDSLGIIAKGLASQLRADVDANRIPMCYQPQVNAQGHVIGAEALLRWQYNGKPVFPPLVVALAQEDGCFQKLTWCILDTVCRDIAPLRERFGPNIHVSANIVAQQLDDRAMARRIIQLAEHAGVSGSLVLEVTEETSLVNLPNIASNIELLGVSGIQLAIDDFSMGQTSLSYLRSNHFHFVKLDGGLVRQVVENQRSREIIGSIVTLGHSLGFQVIAEFVENEAIQDELLKLGITLFQGYLYGPAVPLEKLLALEPGQRIMS
- a CDS encoding sulfatase family protein codes for the protein MERPNILYIHTHDSGRYFEPYGYHIPTPNLMAFARESVLFTNAHCSAPTCSPSRAGLLSGMAPHCTGMLGLAHRGFQMNDYSRHMASYFRDNGYESLLCGVQHEAPDSAMIGYSRILAADDLGIRAARDGVVTRREEKTSVPKEVSDRQNARLAANYIEHEAGDKPFFLSFGMSNTHRIYPEHPADIDPDYVLPPFPIANTRENREDMANYIYSARIVDECVGQVLAALGRSGRADNTIVIFTTDHGLAMPHMKCNLTDSGTGVALILRVPGAPANGQVSDSLVSHLDLYPTLCQLAGIPSPDWLQGYSLVPILQDVQAQVRNELFSEVTYHAAYEPIRAIRTQRYKLIRYYDYHNQYVPANIDNCPSKSDLMRAGFLNLVRPREQLYNLMIDPAEGHNLADNPRYSEVHDTLSRQLNDWMLQTHDPLVGVLDRVPATPDAFVNTLATWDPEGYDCE